The window GGGCCCTGGGGTCCGGGCTCGCCGCACGGCGGTACGGGGCCCGAGACCCTGACGTAGCGGGCGGCCACCCAGCCCGAGCGATTGGCGAGCCTGTACCAGTTCGAGTCGCCGCCGACGCTCTCGCCCACCGCCTGGCACCAGACGCTGATCCGTGCGCCGCTGGAATAGCTCCCCAGCTCTGCGGACTTGGTCGTGGGTTGGGCTCGGATGCTCAAGCTCGTCCTGGCAGTGACTGTCCCGGGAATCGCTGCCCCGAACGCGTTCCGTTCCACGTGTGTGGCAGCGAGCCCTGAGCGCGCCGTGTCCGACAGCCCCAAAGCAGCTGCCGCCAAAGGCCCTTGCAGCTCACATGCCAGGCCGAGACTCACCGTTCCCAGGGCCAACGACAGAAAGGTAAGCCTTCGCCTTCGCATCAAAACACCACGCCTTTCACTCTTCGCCTGCGATGAAGGGAGACATGAAGAGAAAAGCGCATATTCAAGCCATAACACTGCTATGACACGAACAAAATCCTATGGGAAGGTAAGCTTTTTCAACCAGCCACACATCACGGCGAATTGACGTGCGGTCGGATGGCGCCGGAGTCGGGCCGACCTCATGCGTCAGATCGCGGGGCCCGCGGTCCGGGTGTAGGTGAGCCCGTTACTGACGCCCGCGGGAGTGGTCACCGTGACGGTGACCACTCCGGCGGCACCGGCGGGCGCGACAGCCGTGACGCTGGTCGGGGAGAGCACGGTGAACGACGCGGGGACGCCGCCGAACTCCACGCCGGTCGTGGTGGTGAGGTTGCTTCCGGTCAGCGTGACGACGGCTCCCGCGTACGTCGGCCCCTGGCCGGGGATCACGGAGATGAGGATAGGCGGGTCGAGGTAGACGTAGCTGAGAGGGTTGCTGGTGCCGCCGGGGGTGGTCACCGTGACCGCCGCGGCACCGGCCGCGTGAGCGGGAGTCACCACGGTGATCTGAGTGGCGGAGACGACGGTGAACGAAGCCGCCGCCGTGTCGAAGCGCACCGCCGTCGCGTTGAGAAGTCCGCTGCCCGTCAGGGTCGCCGCAGCGCCGCCGGCCGAAGGTCCGGCTGGGGGTTCGATGTCGGTCAGCGACGGCACTGGGGCGTAGTAGAAGTACGCGCTGGGGGTGTCGGGGTTGCTGGTGCCGCCGGGGGTGGTCACCGTGACCGCCGCGGCACCGGCCGCGTGAGCGGGAGTCACCGCGACGATCCTCGTGGCGGACAGGACGGTGAACGACGTCGCCGCGATCCCGTCGAAGAGCACGGCCGTCGCCCCCGACAGGTTGGTGCCCGTCAGCGCCACCGTGGTGCCCCCGGAGACCGGCCCCTGACTGGGCGTCACGCCCGATACGGTGGGGGCGGAGACGTAGGTGTACGTGACGGTCTGGGTGCTGGTGCCCTGGCTGGTAGTGACGGTCACGTTGACCGTACCGGCGCCGGAGGGAGGGACCGCGGTGAGCTGTGTGCCGCTGAGGGCGGTGAACGAGATGGCGGCTCTGCCGCCGAACTGCACGGCTATCACACCGGTGAAGTCGGTACCCGTCACGGTGACGGTGTTCCCGCCGGAGGACGGCCCCTGGCTGGGACTGATCGAGGAGACGGTGGGGGCAGCCATGGCTGTACTCCTTCGCGCAGCACTGCGGCGGGTCTGTGCCACACCGGTTCGGGCAACGACGGCCAGTGCGTCGACACGCCCGCCCGAGCGGAGGGGGTCTGCGCTCGGACGGGTGTGTGGTGTGGTCCCGGTACGGGGCCGCTGGATCAGATGCCGGGGCCGGAGACGTAGGTGAATCCGCCGGCGGCGGTGGCCGTCCCGGCAGGGTTGGTGACCACCACGTCGACGGCGCCCGCCGTGCCGGGCGGGGTGACCGCCGACAAGGTGGTGGCGCTGAGGACGGAGAACGGCGCGGCGGTGCCGCCGAAGGTGACCGAGCTGGTGCTGTCGAGGTTGGTGCCCGTGATGGTCACCGCCGTTCCGCCGGAGGTCGGGCCCGAGGACGGGTTGACGGTCACGATCGTCGGGTCGTCGATGTAGGTGTAGGAGAGGCCGTTGTTGCTGCCGCCCGCTGTCGTCACGGTCACCCCAACCGGTCCGGCCGCGGTGCCCGCGGGCACGACGACGCTGATGGAACTGTCTGAGTTCACCGTCGGGGTGGCGGTGTTCGCGCCGAAGGACACCCTGGTCGCCGTCGACAGGCCGGTGCCGTTGATGGTGATGGTATTGCCACCCGCCAACGGCCCGGAGCTGGTGCTCAGAGCGGACTTGAACGGGGCACCGACGTAGAAGAACGACACCGGGTTGCTCGTCCCGCCGGGGGTTGTCACGGTGACCCCGACCGTGCCTGCCCCCGAGGGGGAGACCGCGGTGACCTGGGTCGCTGAGACGTTGGTGACGCTCGTGGCGGGCTTGGTGCCGAAGGTCACCGCGCTGGTGTTGGAGAGGTTGGTACCGGTGATGGTCACCAGCGTGCCTCCGCCGGTGGAACCTTGGTTCGGAGAGATGGGCATGGGGACACTCCTTCGTCTCTGCTGGGGACATGCGAGAAACCAGCGGGATGGCCAGTCACCGTCCGCGTCGCCGCCGAGAAGGCGGACCGCCGCAGGCACACGAGCGCCGTCAGCCCGTTCGGGCTGCTTCAGGCGTGGAAGAACACGGCTCAGGAATGCTGCTGGACCCGGAGGGAACGAACGGACTGTCGCCGGGCGCACATGGCCAGGCGCGCAGCAGCCTGCGCCGTCTTCCCTGGGCATGGAGAAAACCGGCAACAGCTGCCTGTCTCAACGTCCTTCTGGCACGGGGATGGGCAGCCCGCCGGTGTCACACTCTCAGTGACCCACACCTCCGATCGGGTGACAAGAGGCCCTTCACCATCATCACCCGTATGGAGTAAAAGGGGACACGACCCGGGCAATCCCAGCAGGTGGCACGACGAGAGGGGAGCGCGAGGGTCGCGCTCCCCTGATGGAGTGACGTATCCGGAAACCCCTTGCTGGTGCGCCGACCTGGAGGCTTGGATGTGAATATCCAACCGGTGGGCTGCCCATCCTCTCCGGGGGATGTGGCGGTCGATCCACGTTCGGCTTCTCTCCGGAGGACGTGCGTACGTGCCGGCTTGCCACGATGGGCACCCCCGGCAGAGGAATTTGGATCGGGTCAGCCGGTGCCGTCCAGGTACCGGCTGACCCGGTGGTACACGTGGGTTCCGCATGCGTGGAGCCCGGATACGCGGGCGGGCTCTCACGGGTCCTGACTGGCGATCAGGGACTCTTGCAGGTGATGTTCCCCGGTGCGGGAGTGGAGTTGCCGGTGGCGGTGAAGCCGAAGGTGGCGGTGCCGTTGGCCGCGAGGCTGCCGTTGTACGAGGTGTTGCGTACCGTGACGGATCCGCTGGTCCCGGTGTTGACGCCGTCCCAGAGGCTGCTGATGGACTGACCGGAGGCCAGGTTCAGGCCGACGGTCCAGCCGTTGAGCGTGCTGGTGCCGTTGTTGCGGACCGTCACCTCACCCTGGAAGCCGCCGGGCCAGCTGTTGACGTTGCGGTAGGCGGCGGTGCACGTACCGTTCGTGCCACCGCCGCCCGGGTCACCGCCCGGGTCTCCCCCCGTGCCGCCACCCGGGTCGCCTCCGTTGCCGTCTCCGCCGTCTGTCAGGGTCGGCGTCTGCCAGTCACGCCACGAGGACAGGTTGCCGGACTTGCCGGCGGCGATCCTGAACACTCCGGAGCCGTTGCCCGCGCCCAGCAGGAACTTCTGGAGGTTCTGCTGCAACGGTGTCTTCCACTCGGACCTGACGGCGCAGTGGGTGCCGTCCTGGACGTCCGACCAGTAGGTGATGTTGCTGCCGGCGCCGAGCGCCTTGTAGATCTCGGCCCCGCCCAGCGCCGCCACGCTTCCCGACCTGGCGGCCAGCCAGTCGACGTACGGGTTCTCCATCACGAACAGCCCGCGCGGCGCGACCATGCCCAGGATTTCGTGGGTGTCCACCGGCAGGGAGTTCGGGTTGCCCGTGTAGGAGCTGAACGCGTCGCCCAGCCAGGGCTGTTCCGAGTAGGCGCTGCTCAGCGGCTGCGCGCCGCTCTCCCCCGGAATGCCGCGGAGGATGGGCACACCGCCGCTTCCCGACTCGATCGGCATGGTCAGTGCGACGCGCTGGTCGAACGCGCCGGCCACGATGGCACCCTTGCCGAACCGCGAGCATCCCGTCACTCCGGTCGCGCTCGCCTTGAGGATGTTGCCGCCCGACTGCTCGATGACGTCGATGATGCGGCTCACACCCCAGGACCAGGCCATCAGCAGGCCCGTACTGCTGGACGATCCGTACACGCTGTAGAAGGCACCCTGCTTGTTGTTCCGCGCGGTGCCCTCCTTGCCCACCGTGTAGGGGTCGTAGTTGATGACGGCGACGCCGGCGGCCTTGATGGTGGCCGTGTCCGCGCCGAGCCCGCCGAACACGATGATGGCCGGGTAGGGCCCCGAACCGCTCGGCAGGCTCACGCTCGCCGAGAAGCTCGCGCTCTTGCCCTGGTCCGTCACGTTCACGGTGATGCTGCTCGCCGACACCGTGCCCGTGACGCTCGCGGGTTTCGCGGGCTTCTGACCGTAGACGGACCTCTGCGCCAGCTGGCTGATCTCCGCCCGGCGGCACCGCCAGTCGCCCTTGGCCGTGATACGCGTGCCGTTCAGCTTCTTGAAGGGGTCCGGCAGTAGGGAACTGGCCGCCGGAGAACCCGGGTTGGGCACCGCGCAGTCCGCACCGTCGTCCTCTCCGCCGGCCAGCACCTGCGCCGCGACGACGGCTCCCTCGGCGGCGCCCG of the Streptomyces sp. NBC_01788 genome contains:
- a CDS encoding IPT/TIG domain-containing protein; this encodes MAAPTVSSISPSQGPSSGGNTVTVTGTDFTGVIAVQFGGRAAISFTALSGTQLTAVPPSGAGTVNVTVTTSQGTSTQTVTYTYVSAPTVSGVTPSQGPVSGGTTVALTGTNLSGATAVLFDGIAATSFTVLSATRIVAVTPAHAAGAAAVTVTTPGGTSNPDTPSAYFYYAPVPSLTDIEPPAGPSAGGAAATLTGSGLLNATAVRFDTAAASFTVVSATQITVVTPAHAAGAAAVTVTTPGGTSNPLSYVYLDPPILISVIPGQGPTYAGAVVTLTGSNLTTTTGVEFGGVPASFTVLSPTSVTAVAPAGAAGVVTVTVTTPAGVSNGLTYTRTAGPAI
- a CDS encoding IPT/TIG domain-containing protein, with translation MPISPNQGSTGGGTLVTITGTNLSNTSAVTFGTKPATSVTNVSATQVTAVSPSGAGTVGVTVTTPGGTSNPVSFFYVGAPFKSALSTSSGPLAGGNTITINGTGLSTATRVSFGANTATPTVNSDSSISVVVPAGTAAGPVGVTVTTAGGSNNGLSYTYIDDPTIVTVNPSSGPTSGGTAVTITGTNLDSTSSVTFGGTAAPFSVLSATTLSAVTPPGTAGAVDVVVTNPAGTATAAGGFTYVSGPGI
- a CDS encoding glucuronyl esterase domain-containing protein, giving the protein MWAAAVLVATASLITPSLTAQAGAAEGAVVAAQVLAGGEDDGADCAVPNPGSPAASSLLPDPFKKLNGTRITAKGDWRCRRAEISQLAQRSVYGQKPAKPASVTGTVSASSITVNVTDQGKSASFSASVSLPSGSGPYPAIIVFGGLGADTATIKAAGVAVINYDPYTVGKEGTARNNKQGAFYSVYGSSSSTGLLMAWSWGVSRIIDVIEQSGGNILKASATGVTGCSRFGKGAIVAGAFDQRVALTMPIESGSGGVPILRGIPGESGAQPLSSAYSEQPWLGDAFSSYTGNPNSLPVDTHEILGMVAPRGLFVMENPYVDWLAARSGSVAALGGAEIYKALGAGSNITYWSDVQDGTHCAVRSEWKTPLQQNLQKFLLGAGNGSGVFRIAAGKSGNLSSWRDWQTPTLTDGGDGNGGDPGGGTGGDPGGDPGGGGTNGTCTAAYRNVNSWPGGFQGEVTVRNNGTSTLNGWTVGLNLASGQSISSLWDGVNTGTSGSVTVRNTSYNGSLAANGTATFGFTATGNSTPAPGNITCKSP